One window of Papaver somniferum cultivar HN1 chromosome 9, ASM357369v1, whole genome shotgun sequence genomic DNA carries:
- the LOC113309268 gene encoding uncharacterized protein LOC113309268, which yields MLQIRENQRSILLHGGKLLQQYVVDNYVKISTMQLRWVRDNQRTFRADWYSGVLDALDANTDDIGQRVILPPSYTGSPRDMLQRYHDAMPLVQKYGKPDLFTTMTCNPNWEEIRRNLKPGQQAHDMRDLTTRVFHCKFEELKVDLFTKGVLGKVVAHVHVIEFQKRGLPHAHILIILHEKDKLRTPDDYDKVVRAEIPDES from the exons ATGCTACAG ATTCGAGAAAACCAGCGGTCGATTCTGTTACATGGTGGGAAACTACTACAGCAGTACGTGGTCGACAATTATGTGAAAATTTCCACAATGCAGTTGAGATGGGTTCGAGATAACCAGAGAACATTCCGAGCTGATTGGTACTCAGGCGTTCTTGATGCCTTAGATGCAAATACAG ATGATATTGGGCAACGAGTTATTCTACCTCCTTCTTACACGGGAAGCCCACGTGATATGCTTCAAAGGTATCACGACGCTATGCCATTGGTTCAGAAGTACGGCAAGCCGGATTTGTTTACAACCATGACGTGTAATCCTAATTGGGAGGAGATCCGGAGAAATTTAAAACCAGGGCAACAGGCACATGACATGCGAGATCTGACGACGAGGGTGTTTCATTGCAAATTTGAAGAACTGAAGGTAGATCTGTTCACTAAGGGGGTTCTTGGAAaagttgttgcacatgttcatgttATTGAATTTCAGAAGAGAGGTCTTCCACACGCACACATTCTTATCATCCTGCACGAGAAAGACAAACTACGTACCCCAGATGACTACGATAAGGTTGTTCGAGCAGAAATACCAGATGAAAGTTGA